The following are encoded together in the Caldisericum sp. genome:
- a CDS encoding class I SAM-dependent methyltransferase produces MDWTKEYFDDVYLKYFLLPQNEERTKEQVNFVEKFLLPNSYVLDAGCGIGRHSIELAKRGYRVLGIDSSPLYIKFAEDFKNALNLENLDFKLVDMRELAFKDSFDAVINMWSSFGYFDDDTNEKIVSNFYNALKKGGALIIDIENRDYILKYFIRETFKEKEDGVFILERRKFNPVTSVVSTHRYIVGPNLRKDYIRHIRIYSLTEMINLFKKFAFKNIEYYGNYDFEKFHIDSERIIIIGRK; encoded by the coding sequence ATGGACTGGACTAAAGAATATTTTGACGATGTTTATTTAAAATATTTTCTTTTACCTCAAAACGAAGAAAGAACTAAAGAGCAGGTTAACTTTGTTGAAAAGTTTTTGCTTCCTAATTCATATGTGCTTGACGCTGGCTGTGGTATAGGAAGACACTCAATAGAACTTGCAAAAAGAGGATATAGAGTTTTAGGTATTGATTCAAGCCCTCTTTATATAAAATTTGCAGAAGATTTCAAAAATGCCCTAAATCTTGAAAATTTGGATTTCAAACTCGTGGATATGAGAGAACTTGCTTTTAAAGATTCTTTCGACGCTGTAATAAATATGTGGTCTTCCTTTGGCTACTTTGATGACGATACAAATGAAAAAATCGTTTCAAATTTCTATAATGCACTAAAAAAGGGCGGAGCCCTCATAATTGACATTGAAAATCGGGACTATATACTCAAATATTTTATTCGAGAAACTTTTAAAGAAAAGGAAGATGGTGTATTTATACTTGAACGTAGAAAATTTAATCCAGTTACATCCGTTGTATCTACCCATCGATATATTGTAGGTCCCAATCTAAGGAAAGATTATATAAGACACATACGTATCTATTCTCTCACTGAAATGATAAACCTATTTAAGAAATTTGCTTTTAAGAATATAGAATACTACGGCAATTACGATTTCGAAAAATTTCATATAGACTCTGAACGCATTATCATTATTGGCAGAAAGTAG
- a CDS encoding pseudouridine-5'-phosphate glycosidase produces MRISDRILTALKNGDPIVALETTIVTHGMPYPQNVETAISVEKTVIETGATPATIGILDGVIIIGLSPDEIEALAKKETVLKVSTREIPLAVAQGLSAGTTVSATSFLAEKADIKVFATGGIGGVHREVNETFDISRDLDELAERNIAVVSSGVKSILDVQKTIEYLETKGVLVLGYKTNEFPTFYSRKSGLKIDPVDESVVAKVLRIKNIYGIKGAILVANPIPEKYEIPYETMERWINNALLELKKNKITGKGVTPFLLSKIFELSEGKSLEANIALIKNNAYVASLIAKEIASNGLD; encoded by the coding sequence ATGAGAATAAGCGATAGAATTCTTACCGCTCTTAAGAATGGCGACCCTATTGTTGCATTGGAAACTACAATTGTTACTCATGGAATGCCATATCCACAAAATGTTGAAACAGCCATATCCGTTGAAAAAACTGTAATAGAAACTGGTGCCACACCTGCAACAATTGGTATCCTTGATGGAGTAATAATTATTGGCTTAAGTCCTGACGAAATTGAAGCCTTAGCAAAAAAGGAAACTGTTCTGAAGGTTTCGACTCGTGAAATACCTCTTGCAGTTGCACAAGGTCTTTCTGCAGGAACCACAGTATCTGCTACATCTTTTCTTGCTGAAAAAGCAGATATAAAAGTTTTTGCAACTGGAGGTATAGGTGGTGTTCACCGAGAAGTAAATGAGACCTTTGATATCTCAAGAGACCTTGATGAACTTGCGGAGAGGAATATTGCCGTAGTTTCAAGTGGTGTGAAATCAATTCTTGATGTCCAAAAAACTATTGAGTATTTAGAGACAAAAGGCGTGCTTGTTTTGGGCTACAAGACAAACGAATTCCCTACATTTTATTCAAGAAAAAGTGGTTTGAAGATTGATCCAGTAGATGAGAGCGTTGTTGCAAAAGTTCTTAGGATAAAGAATATATATGGCATAAAAGGTGCAATTCTCGTTGCAAACCCGATACCTGAGAAATATGAGATTCCATATGAAACCATGGAAAGGTGGATTAATAACGCACTGTTGGAATTAAAGAAAAACAAAATTACAGGCAAAGGCGTAACACCTTTTCTTCTCTCTAAAATTTTTGAATTGAGTGAAGGAAAGTCATTAGAAGCAAATATCGCACTCATTAAAAATAATGCATATGTTGCAAGTTTAATTGCAAAAGAAATCGCCTCAAATGGACTGGACTAA
- a CDS encoding nucleoside phosphorylase: protein MAQFHIRCESEDISPYVILVGNPQRAEKMSHLLENPKLVNEYRLLYVYTGYYKGERITIATTGMGAPSTAIVLEELINLGGKVFIRVGSAGGIDPNLNVGDVVVATGSIRDDGTTPNYLRTTFPAVADFDITKTIIEVGKEIKPNLAYGVVISEDAFYIPYSDEEMEKFVKAKVKAIEMESGCVFIVSAARGVKAGALFALDGNVYLKSVKPFGAEELFKKAEEDAIKIGLEAIYKLSKEGVK from the coding sequence ATGGCACAATTTCATATTAGATGTGAAAGTGAGGATATCTCACCTTATGTAATCCTCGTTGGGAACCCCCAAAGAGCAGAGAAGATGTCTCATCTTCTTGAAAATCCAAAACTTGTTAACGAGTATAGACTTCTCTATGTTTATACAGGTTACTACAAGGGAGAAAGAATAACAATAGCAACAACAGGAATGGGTGCTCCTTCTACTGCAATAGTTTTAGAGGAGCTTATTAACCTTGGTGGTAAAGTTTTCATAAGAGTGGGATCTGCAGGCGGAATTGATCCTAACCTCAATGTTGGTGATGTTGTTGTTGCAACAGGAAGCATTAGAGACGATGGAACAACTCCAAATTATCTAAGGACTACATTTCCTGCAGTTGCAGATTTTGATATAACAAAAACCATTATTGAAGTAGGTAAAGAAATAAAACCTAATTTAGCATATGGTGTCGTTATTTCTGAAGATGCTTTTTATATTCCTTATTCTGACGAGGAGATGGAGAAATTCGTTAAGGCAAAAGTTAAAGCAATAGAAATGGAGAGTGGCTGTGTATTTATTGTGAGCGCAGCACGTGGCGTGAAGGCAGGTGCACTATTTGCTTTAGATGGAAATGTGTATTTGAAATCTGTAAAGCCTTTTGGTGCAGAGGAACTTTTTAAGAAAGCAGAAGAAGATGCAATAAAAATTGGTTTAGAAGCAATTTACAAGCTCTCAAAAGAAGGCGTAAAATGA
- the pepT gene encoding peptidase T, with product MEEMIERFIKYAKVNTQSKEDSETFPSTEGQIELAKIIKEDLEKIGIQATLSEFGYVYAYIPANVERAIPKVGFLAHMDTSPEVSGENVNPRIVENYDGNDILLNKEKNIVLSKEKFPVLKEFVGHDLIVTDGTTLLGADDKAGVVEIIQAIKEIIEGNLPHGDIYIAFTPDEEVGRGVDKIDLSAFKPDFAYTLDGEGYGLFEFENFNAASLRYKIHGINTHPGTAKGAMKNAIKIAQELMFLFPPLETPEATSGYEGFYHFYEINGGVEEVNLKAIIRDHDKNKFQTRKYFAENIANFINDKYGEGTVSIEIKDQYYNMREIIEKNPQIVDIAKKAFEMSGIEFKTKPIRGGTDGARLTYMGIPTPNIFSGGYNYHSIYEFVSIQAMEKAKEVVKNIIKILVES from the coding sequence ATGGAAGAAATGATTGAAAGGTTTATAAAGTATGCTAAAGTGAACACACAATCAAAAGAGGACTCTGAAACTTTTCCAAGCACAGAAGGGCAAATTGAGCTTGCGAAAATAATTAAGGAAGACCTTGAAAAAATAGGTATTCAGGCAACTTTAAGCGAATTTGGTTATGTGTATGCCTACATTCCTGCAAATGTTGAGCGCGCTATTCCTAAAGTTGGATTCCTTGCTCATATGGACACATCTCCAGAAGTAAGCGGTGAAAATGTAAACCCAAGAATTGTTGAGAATTACGATGGCAACGATATTCTTCTGAATAAAGAAAAAAATATTGTTCTTTCAAAAGAAAAATTTCCTGTTCTTAAAGAATTTGTTGGGCATGATCTAATTGTTACTGATGGAACAACCTTGCTTGGAGCAGATGACAAAGCAGGAGTTGTAGAAATAATACAGGCAATAAAAGAAATAATCGAAGGAAACTTACCTCATGGTGATATCTATATAGCATTTACACCTGACGAAGAAGTAGGAAGAGGTGTTGATAAGATTGACCTATCCGCTTTTAAACCCGACTTTGCATATACGCTTGACGGTGAAGGATACGGTTTGTTCGAGTTCGAGAACTTCAATGCGGCGTCCTTAAGATACAAGATCCACGGTATTAATACACATCCTGGAACTGCTAAAGGCGCAATGAAAAATGCTATTAAGATTGCCCAAGAATTGATGTTCCTCTTCCCTCCACTTGAGACTCCAGAAGCAACCTCAGGATACGAAGGCTTTTATCACTTCTATGAGATAAACGGAGGCGTAGAAGAGGTGAATTTAAAGGCTATAATAAGGGATCACGATAAGAATAAGTTCCAAACAAGAAAGTACTTTGCTGAAAACATTGCGAATTTCATAAATGATAAATATGGCGAAGGAACTGTTTCAATTGAAATTAAAGACCAGTACTATAATATGAGAGAGATAATTGAAAAGAACCCACAGATTGTAGATATTGCAAAAAAAGCATTCGAAATGTCTGGAATTGAATTCAAAACAAAACCAATTCGTGGTGGTACAGATGGTGCAAGGCTAACATATATGGGAATTCCTACACCAAATATTTTCTCAGGTGGATATAACTATCATAGCATATACGAGTTTGTTTCTATCCAGGCAATGGAGAAAGCGAAGGAAGTAGTTAAAAACATTATTAAAATTCTTGTCGAATCCTAA
- a CDS encoding sigma-70 family RNA polymerase sigma factor, whose product MQEKDISLQLIKNYLKKLKDLSKDEKEVVRKLIERGRVTGFLSYEEIADALERMPLTEDEIDEMFILLQKLKVKFGDKERLEKIKGKLSRKAVEEVEITELKNPIQSYLATIGSVDLLTPEEEMELAKKIAHGTEEEKKWAKEKLLRANLRLVVSIAKRYTGHGLSFLDLIQEGNLGLIRAAEKFDYRKGFRFSTYATWWIRQAITRALADQSRLIRVPVHMVDSINKIEKASKELMQELGREPTYKEIAERTGISEKKISKYLRLAQQPLSLEMPVGDEEESRLENFIEDNRHLTPEGESLNQYYKEQIEKVLNKLTPREREILKYRMGLDGEYPHTLEEVGTIFGVTRERIRQVEAKAKRKLSQYLKQLEKEEGTLEEENPEDEGGEEEP is encoded by the coding sequence ATGCAAGAAAAAGACATTTCTTTGCAACTAATTAAAAATTACCTTAAGAAGTTGAAAGACTTAAGCAAGGACGAAAAAGAAGTGGTCCGTAAACTTATCGAACGTGGTAGGGTTACTGGTTTTCTCTCATACGAGGAAATCGCAGACGCTTTGGAAAGGATGCCACTTACAGAGGACGAAATAGATGAAATGTTTATACTTCTTCAAAAACTTAAGGTTAAATTTGGAGACAAAGAAAGACTTGAAAAGATCAAAGGAAAACTAAGCAGAAAAGCAGTAGAAGAGGTAGAAATTACAGAGCTTAAAAATCCAATACAATCTTATCTTGCAACAATTGGATCTGTTGACCTTTTAACCCCAGAAGAAGAAATGGAACTTGCAAAAAAGATAGCACACGGAACAGAAGAAGAAAAGAAATGGGCAAAAGAAAAACTATTGAGAGCAAACTTAAGGCTTGTAGTAAGTATTGCAAAGCGCTACACAGGACATGGTCTTTCGTTCCTTGATCTTATCCAAGAAGGAAACCTCGGACTTATTCGTGCGGCAGAGAAGTTTGACTACAGAAAAGGATTTAGGTTTTCAACATATGCAACCTGGTGGATAAGACAGGCTATCACAAGGGCATTGGCAGATCAATCAAGACTAATAAGAGTTCCCGTTCATATGGTTGATAGCATAAATAAAATTGAGAAGGCTTCAAAAGAACTTATGCAAGAATTAGGAAGAGAGCCTACTTATAAAGAGATTGCAGAAAGAACTGGCATTTCCGAAAAAAAGATAAGCAAATATTTGAGGCTTGCACAACAACCACTTTCACTTGAAATGCCTGTAGGCGATGAAGAAGAAAGCAGATTGGAGAATTTCATTGAGGATAACAGACACCTTACGCCGGAAGGAGAAAGTTTAAATCAATACTATAAAGAACAGATAGAAAAGGTTTTAAATAAACTCACACCTCGTGAAAGAGAAATACTGAAATACAGAATGGGTCTTGATGGAGAATACCCTCATACTCTTGAAGAAGTAGGTACCATTTTTGGAGTAACAAGGGAGAGAATAAGACAGGTTGAGGCAAAAGCAAAGCGAAAACTTTCTCAATACCTTAAACAATTAGAAAAAGAAGAAGGGACTCTCGAAGAAGAGAATCCCGAAGATGAAGGCGGAGAAGAAGAGCCTTAG
- the dnaG gene encoding DNA primase has translation MKDLREVVEEIHNKIDIVEFIGRYVKLKKQGSNYVGLCPFHQEKTPSFTVSPSKQLYHCFGCGASGDIVTFLMRIENLTFKDAINQLAKEAGIEVPEFIPKDNIDRDILLEINEEIKNYFVEHLKGLPYEYLLKRGLTEESIKTHQIGFIGEDNREIFHHLLSKGFKKEDILRTGNFRIDNAGNVVSYFYNRIMIPIFDLSGKVVGFSGRSFSGQEPKYLNSIDSPIFKKGEVLYLMNLSKEYIRETKEAIVVEGYFDAIALFENGIKNVVSTMGTSFTEQHARLLKRFASKIYFFFDNDLGGRSGAERAVEICNKVELTPLVITSNSNLDPDEIILKYGKDAVIEMLKSAKDPVLFILDFELSKTDGTLASKNAAIQKVIETVSKIESKTLVYEYLKIISLKTKIEERFLIDAYNKYTTKSKDSSKKDLLSLTPKLKNKILQIQEVFAQAILQGSPLTEDILKLCPVSDFEEPYKKIVLKALEDLDRGINPNPANWLELDTETYNKAVELYFKDEYLARDESVREHIESYKDIKDYEQKLDELYNEIQMLDGEEKLEKIKVFNKLIKEYKGR, from the coding sequence ATGAAAGACCTTAGGGAAGTTGTAGAAGAAATTCATAATAAAATTGATATTGTTGAATTTATTGGTAGATATGTTAAACTTAAAAAACAGGGCTCAAACTATGTTGGTTTGTGTCCGTTTCATCAAGAAAAGACGCCTTCTTTTACTGTAAGCCCTTCAAAACAACTCTATCACTGTTTTGGCTGTGGTGCAAGCGGCGACATCGTTACATTTCTTATGAGGATTGAAAACCTTACTTTTAAGGACGCTATTAATCAACTTGCTAAAGAAGCAGGCATTGAGGTTCCTGAGTTTATCCCTAAAGATAATATTGACAGAGACATTCTTCTTGAAATTAACGAAGAAATTAAAAATTATTTTGTCGAACATCTGAAAGGCTTACCTTACGAATATCTCTTAAAGCGCGGACTTACAGAAGAAAGCATAAAAACCCACCAAATCGGTTTTATAGGAGAGGACAATAGAGAGATCTTTCATCACCTCCTTTCAAAAGGATTCAAAAAGGAAGACATACTCAGAACTGGGAATTTTAGAATTGACAATGCAGGCAATGTAGTCTCTTATTTCTACAATAGAATAATGATACCAATTTTTGACCTCAGCGGAAAAGTTGTCGGTTTTAGCGGAAGAAGTTTTTCAGGTCAAGAACCAAAATATCTAAACTCAATTGACTCACCTATCTTTAAAAAGGGCGAAGTACTTTACCTAATGAATTTGTCAAAGGAGTATATAAGAGAGACTAAAGAAGCGATAGTAGTGGAAGGTTATTTTGATGCAATTGCCTTATTTGAAAACGGAATAAAAAATGTCGTTTCTACAATGGGAACATCCTTTACAGAACAACATGCTCGTCTTTTAAAAAGATTTGCTTCCAAAATATATTTCTTCTTCGATAATGACCTTGGAGGAAGAAGCGGAGCAGAAAGGGCAGTTGAAATTTGCAACAAAGTTGAATTAACTCCCCTTGTAATCACAAGCAATAGTAATCTTGACCCAGATGAAATTATTCTTAAATATGGAAAAGATGCAGTTATAGAAATGCTTAAGAGTGCAAAAGACCCTGTCCTATTTATCCTCGATTTTGAATTATCAAAAACAGATGGAACTCTTGCTTCCAAAAATGCTGCTATACAGAAAGTCATTGAAACTGTTTCTAAAATTGAGAGTAAGACTCTCGTTTACGAATATCTAAAAATTATTTCTCTCAAAACCAAGATTGAAGAGAGATTTTTAATTGATGCATATAATAAATATACAACAAAATCGAAAGATAGCTCAAAAAAAGACTTGCTAAGTCTTACCCCGAAACTTAAGAACAAAATTCTTCAAATCCAGGAAGTTTTTGCGCAGGCTATACTACAGGGAAGCCCTTTAACTGAAGACATTCTAAAACTCTGTCCTGTTTCAGATTTTGAGGAACCGTATAAAAAAATTGTGCTAAAAGCCCTGGAAGACTTAGATAGAGGTATTAACCCAAATCCAGCAAATTGGTTAGAACTCGACACTGAAACATATAATAAAGCGGTAGAATTATATTTTAAGGACGAGTATCTTGCAAGAGACGAATCAGTGAGGGAGCACATTGAGTCGTATAAGGATATAAAAGATTACGAGCAAAAACTAGACGAATTATACAATGAGATTCAAATGCTTGACGGAGAAGAAAAACTTGAAAAAATAAAAGTTTTTAACAAATTAATTAAAGAATATAAAGGAAGGTGA
- a CDS encoding deoxyguanosinetriphosphate triphosphohydrolase, giving the protein MIREEYEELEERLLSPLATLSKNSKGRAVPEEKDPYRTDFQRDVDRIIYSKAFRRLQYKTQVFIAPKGDHYRNRLTHTLEVMAISRSISRSLRLNPDLTEAIAVGHDLGHSPFGHAGEEALNNKVKEYFSDMQFVHTEQSLRVVDLLEKRTRSDGNEVFGLNLTYEVREGIAKHSKGLKDLKDFSTDALPSTLEGQVVRLSDRIAYLHHDLDDAIRAKIVKENDVPKFVKNILGDNNSKRLSTLILNVIEESRNKKRITISEEVEKAMDEWKNFLTEKVYVGSEPKKEEEKVKIIISFLFDYYMENIQKIKDYLYSHPIILQTKDPVSYLKENKREQVRVIADYISSMTDRFAIELVQSIMFPNPIS; this is encoded by the coding sequence GTGATTAGGGAAGAATACGAAGAATTAGAAGAAAGACTGCTCTCCCCACTTGCAACTCTAAGTAAAAACTCAAAGGGGAGAGCAGTCCCCGAAGAAAAAGATCCTTATAGAACAGATTTTCAAAGGGATGTTGATAGGATAATTTACTCTAAAGCGTTTAGACGACTTCAATATAAAACACAGGTCTTTATAGCCCCAAAAGGAGACCATTATAGGAATCGACTCACACATACTCTTGAAGTAATGGCCATTTCAAGATCCATCTCTCGATCCCTCCGACTTAATCCTGATTTAACAGAAGCGATAGCAGTAGGACATGACCTTGGACATTCACCATTCGGACATGCAGGAGAAGAGGCTTTAAACAATAAGGTAAAAGAATATTTCTCTGACATGCAATTTGTTCATACGGAACAGAGCTTAAGAGTTGTAGATTTACTTGAAAAGCGAACAAGATCTGACGGTAACGAAGTTTTTGGATTAAATCTTACTTATGAGGTTCGAGAAGGAATAGCTAAACATAGCAAAGGACTGAAAGACTTAAAAGACTTTTCGACAGATGCACTCCCGTCAACACTTGAAGGACAAGTGGTAAGGCTTTCTGATAGAATTGCATATCTTCACCATGACCTTGATGACGCAATACGTGCTAAAATTGTAAAAGAAAATGATGTGCCAAAGTTCGTTAAAAATATTCTTGGAGATAATAATAGTAAAAGGCTCTCGACTCTCATTCTAAATGTTATAGAAGAGAGCAGAAACAAAAAAAGAATAACTATTTCCGAGGAAGTCGAAAAGGCAATGGACGAGTGGAAAAACTTCCTTACTGAGAAAGTGTATGTAGGTTCAGAGCCAAAGAAAGAGGAGGAAAAAGTAAAGATAATAATAAGTTTTCTATTTGATTATTATATGGAGAATATACAGAAAATAAAAGATTATCTGTACTCCCATCCTATTATTTTGCAAACAAAAGATCCGGTTAGCTATTTAAAAGAAAATAAAAGAGAGCAAGTTCGAGTCATTGCTGACTATATATCCTCTATGACCGATCGATTTGCAATCGAATTAGTCCAAAGTATTATGTTTCCCAATCCAATATCATAG
- a CDS encoding pyruvate, phosphate dikinase, whose protein sequence is MAKWVYDFEEGSEKMRNLLGGKGAGLAEMTRIGLPVPPGFTITTEACKDYQKKGYISEEIKQEVLEHLRKLEQKTGKKFGDPENPLLVSVRSGAPVSMPGMMDTILNLGLNDEAVEGLKKLTQNGRFAYDSYRRFIQMFGDVVMGVPHEEFEKILSAHKEKHGFTSDVELTEDVLKEVIADYKKLYKEHTGKDFPQDPMEQLFLAIEAVFKSWNNPRAITYRMLNKIPDDLGTAVNIVMMVFGNMGNDSATGVAFTRNPSTGEKKLYGEYLVNAQGEDVVAGIRTPKQIDELANEMPQTYQELLRVADILEHHYRDMQDMEFTIEKGKLYMLQTRSGKRTARAAVKIAVDMVKEGLITKEEAILRVSTDQIDQLLHKMIDPKAEVKVIAKGLPASPGAASGKVVFDVKEAAERGKKGEPVILVRPETTPEDLEGMAHSQGILTTRGGMTAHAAVVARGMGIPCIVGAESIKLDLENKLFTVNGVTVKENDIITIDGTTGNVILGEVPMVEPELSGEFEEFLKMADELRKLGVKANANTPEEARRARYYGAEGVGLCRTERMFLQPDRLPIMQDMIIAETPEERREHLSKLEPLQKKDFYEILKEMDGYPVIIRLLDPPLHEFLPQRERLEKEIEELRQTNGDPELLKKKERQLKRSKELAEFNPMIGFRGCRVGIIFPEIYEMQTQAIVDAAIQLKKEGFDPKPKIMLPLIGHVNEMKILREKVEKIVKEKLAEAGLNTKIEIGTMVEVPRAALTADQIAQYADFFSYGTNDLTQTTFAYSRDDAEGTFLPYYLEHKILEKDPFMTIDRDGVGKLVRIGVVLGRHTNPSLEIGVCGEHGGDPESIEFFHYAGLDYVSCSPFRVPIARLAAAQVAVKEKGKSVFIDK, encoded by the coding sequence ATGGCAAAATGGGTTTATGATTTTGAAGAAGGTAGCGAAAAAATGCGAAACCTTCTTGGCGGTAAAGGAGCAGGACTTGCTGAAATGACAAGAATTGGACTTCCTGTTCCACCAGGTTTTACAATTACAACAGAAGCTTGCAAAGACTATCAGAAGAAAGGCTACATAAGCGAGGAGATTAAGCAAGAAGTACTAGAGCACCTAAGAAAACTTGAACAAAAAACCGGAAAGAAATTTGGAGATCCCGAGAATCCTCTTCTTGTCTCAGTTAGATCTGGAGCACCCGTTTCTATGCCAGGAATGATGGACACAATTCTTAACCTTGGGCTTAATGACGAGGCGGTTGAAGGATTAAAGAAGCTTACCCAGAATGGTAGATTTGCTTATGATAGTTACAGAAGGTTCATTCAGATGTTTGGTGATGTTGTAATGGGTGTTCCGCATGAGGAGTTCGAGAAGATCCTTTCGGCACACAAAGAAAAACACGGATTTACTTCAGATGTGGAACTTACAGAGGATGTTCTAAAAGAAGTAATAGCAGATTACAAGAAGCTCTATAAAGAACATACTGGAAAAGATTTCCCTCAGGATCCAATGGAGCAGTTGTTCCTTGCAATAGAAGCAGTTTTCAAATCATGGAACAATCCAAGAGCTATTACTTATAGAATGCTTAATAAGATTCCAGATGATTTAGGTACAGCTGTAAATATCGTTATGATGGTCTTCGGCAATATGGGCAACGATTCAGCAACTGGAGTTGCCTTCACAAGGAATCCCTCTACTGGTGAGAAAAAACTTTACGGCGAGTATCTTGTAAACGCACAGGGAGAAGATGTTGTTGCAGGAATTAGAACGCCAAAACAGATAGACGAACTTGCAAATGAAATGCCCCAAACCTATCAAGAACTTCTAAGAGTAGCAGATATTCTTGAGCATCACTATAGAGACATGCAAGACATGGAGTTCACGATCGAAAAAGGGAAGCTCTACATGCTTCAGACTCGTTCAGGCAAGAGAACTGCGCGTGCTGCCGTAAAAATTGCAGTTGACATGGTAAAGGAAGGACTCATAACAAAAGAAGAAGCAATCTTAAGAGTTTCAACTGACCAAATTGACCAGTTACTACATAAGATGATAGATCCAAAGGCAGAAGTAAAGGTTATTGCAAAAGGTTTGCCTGCATCCCCAGGTGCTGCCTCTGGTAAAGTTGTATTTGATGTAAAAGAAGCTGCCGAAAGAGGTAAGAAGGGTGAGCCAGTAATCCTGGTAAGACCTGAGACAACTCCAGAAGACTTGGAAGGAATGGCGCACTCACAGGGCATTCTTACAACTCGTGGAGGAATGACCGCTCATGCAGCAGTCGTTGCAAGAGGAATGGGTATTCCATGTATCGTCGGTGCAGAGTCAATAAAACTTGACCTTGAAAACAAGTTATTCACAGTAAATGGAGTTACCGTAAAAGAAAATGATATTATAACTATTGACGGAACAACAGGAAATGTTATTCTTGGCGAAGTACCTATGGTTGAGCCAGAATTAAGCGGTGAGTTCGAAGAATTCTTAAAGATGGCTGATGAGTTAAGAAAACTTGGAGTAAAAGCAAACGCAAATACCCCCGAAGAAGCAAGAAGAGCAAGATATTATGGAGCAGAGGGAGTCGGACTCTGTAGAACTGAAAGAATGTTCCTTCAACCAGACAGACTTCCTATAATGCAGGATATGATTATTGCAGAAACACCAGAGGAGCGTAGAGAACACTTAAGTAAACTTGAGCCACTTCAAAAGAAAGACTTCTATGAAATTCTTAAAGAAATGGACGGGTATCCAGTAATTATAAGGCTTCTTGATCCTCCGTTGCACGAGTTCTTACCTCAAAGAGAAAGACTTGAGAAAGAAATCGAAGAATTGAGACAAACAAATGGAGACCCAGAACTCCTTAAGAAAAAAGAAAGACAATTAAAGAGGTCAAAAGAACTTGCAGAGTTTAACCCGATGATTGGTTTCAGAGGTTGTAGGGTTGGTATAATTTTCCCAGAAATCTATGAAATGCAAACACAGGCAATTGTCGATGCCGCAATTCAACTAAAAAAGGAAGGTTTTGATCCAAAACCAAAAATTATGCTTCCTCTAATTGGACATGTAAATGAAATGAAAATTCTTCGTGAAAAAGTAGAAAAGATAGTAAAAGAAAAGCTTGCCGAAGCAGGGTTAAATACAAAGATAGAGATCGGGACAATGGTTGAAGTTCCAAGAGCAGCCTTAACAGCTGACCAAATCGCACAATATGCTGATTTCTTCTCATACGGGACTAATGACTTAACGCAGACAACTTTTGCCTACAGTAGAGACGATGCAGAAGGAACATTCTTGCCATACTACCTTGAACATAAAATCCTTGAAAAAGACCCATTTATGACAATAGATAGAGATGGTGTTGGAAAACTTGTTCGTATTGGTGTTGTTTTAGGAAGACATACAAATCCATCACTTGAAATTGGAGTTTGTGGAGAACACGGTGGTGATCCAGAATCTATTGAATTCTTCCACTACGCAGGACTTGATTATGTAAGTTGCTCACCTTTCAGAGTACCTATCGCAAGACTCGCAGCAGCACAGGTTGCAGTTAAAGAAAAAGGGAAATCCGTTTTTATCGATAAGTGA